A stretch of the Vigna radiata var. radiata cultivar VC1973A unplaced genomic scaffold, Vradiata_ver6 scaffold_43, whole genome shotgun sequence genome encodes the following:
- the LOC106752769 gene encoding patellin-3, with the protein MAEEASKTSTAQVDTVATDDERSVFVVEEKEEAYPEKENIPETETEVSKDKIPESGSFKEESNIVSDLPETEKKALQELKQLIQEALQKHEFSTPQNNHPPKDEKPEDATDNKEEEKPAEEEKEHVVHAAADVVVHAAADVAEATEKESAEVKETETQTEVVEEKTTVSNAGSVAEDGAKSVEAIEESVVAVSVSEEEAKVEAVVAVSVSEEEAKVEAASVSPEEVSIWGVPLLADERSDVILLKFLRARDFKVKEAFAMIKGTIRWRKEFQMEELLEEELGDDLEKAVYMHGFDKEGHPVCYNVYGEFQNKELYKKSFSDEEKRHRFLRWRIQFLEKSIRKLDFTPGGISTIVQVNDLKNSPGPAKWELRQATKQALQLLQDNYPEFVAKQVFINVPWWYLAVNRMISPFLTQRTKSKFVFAGPSKSAETLLRYIAAEQLPVKYGGLSKDGEFGISDAVTEITVRPAAKHTVEFPVSENSLLSWELRVIGWDVSYGAEFVPSSEGSYTVIIQKARKVASSEEPVLCSNYKIGEPGKVVLTIDNQTSKKKKLLYRLKVKPSSSD; encoded by the exons ATGGCCGAAGAAGCTTCAAAAACAAGCACAGCTCAAGTGGATACTGTGGCCACCGACGATGAGCGATCTGTGTTTGtagtagaagaaaaagaagaagcataCCCGGAGAAGGAGAACATTCCAGAAACCGAGACAGAGGTTTCCAAAGATAAGATTCCGGAGTCAGGTTCGTTCAAGGAAGAAAGCAACATTGTCTCGGACCTGCCAGAAACAGAGAAGAAGGCACTGCAAGAACTCAAACAACTCATTCAGGAAGCACTCCAAAAACACGAGTTTTCTACGCCTCAGAATAACCACCCTCCCAAAGATGAAAAGCCCGAAGATGCCACCGACAACAAGGAGGAAGAGAAGCCCGCCGAGGAAGAGAAGGAACACGTTGTTCATGCTGCTGCTGATGTCGTTGTTCATGCTGCTGCTGATGTGGCAGAAGCGACAGAAAAAGAATCTGCGGAAGTGAAGGAGACTGAAACTCAAACTGAGGTTGTTGAAGAGAAAACGACTGTTAGCAATGCTGGTTCTGTTGCGGAGGATGGAGCGAAGTCAGTGGAGGCTATCGAGGAGAGCGTTGTGGCTGTGAGTGTCTCTGAGGAGGAAGCCAAGGTGGAAGCTGTTGTAGCTGTGAGTGTCTCTGAGGAGGAAGCCAAGGTGGAAGCTGCTTCGGTTTCACCGGAAGAGGTTTCGATTTGGGGAGTGCCGCTTCTTGCTGATGAGAGGAGCGATGTGATTCTCCTGAAGTTTCTGCGTGCGAGGGATTTCAAGGTGAAGGAGGCGTTTGCGATGATAAAGGGGACGATTCGGTGGAGGAAGGAGTTCCAGATGGAGGAACTGTTGGAGGAGGAGTTGGGGGATGATTTGGAGAAGGCGGTGTACATGCATGGGTTTGACAAGGAGGGTCACCCTGTGTGTTATAACGTCTATGGGGAGTTTCAGAACAAGGAGTTGTACAAGAAGAGTTTCTCTGATGAGGAGAAGAGGCACAGGTTCCTCAGGTGGAGGATTCAGTTCCTGGAGAAGAGTATCAGAAAGCTTGATTTTACCCCTGGTGGTATAAGCACCATTGTTCAAGTCAATGATCTCAAGAACTCTCCCGGACCTGCCAAGTGGGAGCTTAGACAGGCTACCAAACAGGCCCTTCAGTTGCTTCAGGATAACTATCCCGAGTTTGTAGCCAAACAG GTGTTTATCAATGTGCCGTGGTGGTACTTGGCAGTGAACAGGATGATAAGTCCTTTTCTTACTCAGAGAACCAAAAGCAAGTTTGTCTTTGCCGGCCCTTCCAAATCAGCCGAGACTCTTTTGAG ATACATTGCTGCTGAGCAACTTCCGGTGAAGTATGGTGGACTAAGTAAAGATGGGGAATTCGGAATTTCCGATGCTGTCACAGAAATTACAGTGAGACCAGCAGCAAAACATACCGTGGAGTTTCCTGTTTCTGAG AACTCCCTACTGTCTTGGGAACTAAGAGTAATAGGGTGGGACGTAAGCTATGGTGCAGAGTTTGTGCCAAGTTCGGAGGGAAGCTATACTGTGATCATCCAGAAGGCTAGAAAGGTTGCTTCATCAGAAGAACCGGTGCTTTGCAGCAATTATAAAATTGGTGAACCTGGGAAAGTGGTTCTCACCATTGACAACCAAAcctcaaagaagaagaaactctTGTACCGCTTGAAGGTCAAGCCCTCTTCTTCTGACTGA
- the LOC106752681 gene encoding uncharacterized protein LOC106752681 has protein sequence MVTRSKAGIYKLKQPYIGFIEVREDDKEPRNVKEALIKPKWKEAMDVEFKALMSNQTWTLIPFKGQENIIYSKWVFKTKYEADGSIERRKEILIARGFQQTTGINFYETFSHMVKSSSVKIILAIAVHFNWDVRQLDINNAFLNGNL, from the coding sequence ATGGTGACCAGAAGCAAAGCTGGAATTTACAAGCTTAAGCAACCATACATAGGATTTATAGAGGTTCGTGAAGATGATAAAGAACCAAGAAATGTCAAGGAAGCTCTAATCAAGCCAAAATGGAAAGAAGCCATGGATGTAGAATTCAAGGCTCTAATGTCTAATCAAACTTGGACATTAATACCATTCAAGGGTCAAGAAAACATCATATACTCAAAATGGGTCTTTAAAACCAAGTATGAAGCAGATGGATCAatcgaaagaagaaaagaaatacttaTTGCAAGAGGTTTTCAACAAACAACAGGCATAAACTTTTATGAAACTTTCAGTCATATGGTCAAGTCCAGCTCTGTCAAAATCATATTAGCCATTGCAGTACATTTCAATTGGGATGTTAGGCAACTTGACATAAATAATGCCTTTCTAAATGGAAATCTATAG